A single region of the Vicia villosa cultivar HV-30 ecotype Madison, WI linkage group LG4, Vvil1.0, whole genome shotgun sequence genome encodes:
- the LOC131596731 gene encoding uncharacterized protein LOC131596731 produces MPLPQYLIKVYMYFNGCKPTVQTKISDDTESFATLKETLNNLLPDSDNRRVTKIEFREDWIDTNGRVKYNLIELKNDENVKTMWKSFRRRITKGPIELDAQIQRSVDDIMKCLIRLESSGSG; encoded by the coding sequence atgccTCTTCCTCAGTATTTGATTAAAGTATATATGTATTTCAATGGCTGCAAGCCTACTGTTCAAACCAAGATTTCAGATGATACTGAATCTTTTGCCACCTTGAAAGAAACGTTGAATAATTTGTTGCCTGATTCCGATAACAGAAGGGTGACAAAGATCGAGTTTCGGGAGGACTGGATTGATacaaatggaagggtgaaatacaacttaatcgagttgaagaatgatgaaaaTGTGAAGAccatgtggaaatcatttcgccgtaggataactaaaggtccGATCGAATTGGATGCGCAAATCCAAAGATCCGTTGACGACATAATGAAGTGTCTGATTCGTCTAGAGTCTTCCGGTAGTGGCTAG
- the LOC131596732 gene encoding heavy metal-associated isoprenylated plant protein 41-like: MEEKRIMHYRSSHIILLVGEGDFSFSLSLARAFGSASNMVATSLDSRESLVLKYGSASSNLSELEVLGCTVLHNVDVGNMSQHLYLKNKSFDRIIFNFPHAGFVCRESDELQILLHRRLVSGFFKSAKSIVSSSGEIHVSHKTSYPFFKWDIEGLAVIEGLILIEEVDFQQSYYPGYSNKRGSGSQCDHSFPIGMSSTFKFCCLTI; this comes from the exons ATGGAAGAGAAAAGAATAATGCATTATCGTAGCTCTCACATAATTTTACTTGTTGGAGAGGGAGATTTCTCCTTCTCACTCTCCTTGGCTAGGGCATTTGGCTCAGCTTCTAACATGGTTGCTACCTCATTAGATTCTAGAG AGTCTCTAGTTTTGAAGTATGGAAGTGCATCAAGTAACTTGAGTGAACTTGAGGTTCTTGGCTGCACCGTCTTGCACAATGTGGATGTTGGGAACATGTCTCAACACCTTTATCTCAAGAACAAAAGTTTTGATCGCATTATCTTTAACTTTCCGCATGCTGGTTTCGTTTGTCGTGAGTCCGATGAATTACAGATTCT GTTACACAGAAGATTAGTTAGTGGTTTTTTCAAAAGTGCTAAAAGCATTGTTTCATCTAGCGGAGAAATTCATGTTTCACACAAGACATCATATCCATTTTTTAAATGGGACATCGAGGGTCTGGCAGTAATTGAGGGATTGATTTTGATTGAAGAGGTGGATTTTCAACAGTCATATTATCCAGGTTATAGTAACAAGAGAGGTTCTGGCTCGCAATGTGATCACAGTTTCCCTATTGGAATGAGTAGTACTTTCAAATTTTGTTGCTTAACCATATGA